In one Hypomesus transpacificus isolate Combined female chromosome 18, fHypTra1, whole genome shotgun sequence genomic region, the following are encoded:
- the LOC124481123 gene encoding plexin-A2-like, with translation MEGWRVARRTFSPGPAGGAMLVLLVCWLLAYSAVCSSQTFTSFHPERREWAFNHLTVHQNTGALYIGAVNRVYKLSGNLTLLVSHDTGPEDDNKACYPPLIVQPCSEPLVSTNNVNKLLLIDYSQNRLLACGSLYQGVCKLLRLDDLFILVEPSHKKEHYLSSVNQTGTMYGVIVPSTQGQDGTLFIGTAVDGKQDYFPTISSRKLPRDPESSSMLDYELHTDFVSSLIKIPSDTLALVSHFDIYYVYGFASGAFVYFLTVQPETPENSMSSGGSSADLFYTSRIVRLCKDDRKFHSYVSLPVGCVKNGVEYRLLQAAYLAKPGSVLAAALNISAQDDVLFTVFSKGQKQYHRPPDDSALCVLTIRDINARIKERLQSCYQGEGNLELNWLLGKDVQCTKAPVPIDDSFCGLDINQPLGGSQLVTGHPLYTETRDRMTSVTSYVYNGYCVAFVGTKSGRLKKVSRQRHN, from the exons ATGGAAGGCTGGCGGGTGGCACGCAGGACATTCTCACCAGGCCCTGCAGGGGGCGccatgctggtgctgctggtctGCTGGCTCCTAGCGTACTCCGCCGTGTGCAGCAGCCAGACCTTCACCAGCTTCCACCCTGAGAGGCGGGAGTGGGCCTTTAATCACCTGACGGTTCATCAGAATACCGGGGCACTGTACATCGGCGCTGTCAACCGCGTCTACAAGCTGTCAGGTAACCTCACCCTGCTGGTGTCCCACGACACGGGCCCCGAGGACGACAACAAGGCCTGCTACCCCCCGCTGATCGTCCAGCCCTGCTCCGAGCCCCTGGTCTCCACCAACAACGTCAACAAGCTGCTGCTCATCGACTACTCCCAGAACCGGCTGCTGGCGTGCGGTAGTCTGTACCAGGGCGTGTGCAAGCTGCTGAGGCTGGACGACCTGTTCATCTTGGTGGAGCCGTCCCACAAGAAGGAGCACTACCTCTCCAGCGTCAACCAGACAGGCACCATGTACGGGGTGATCGTGCCCTCCACCCAGGGCCAGGACGGGACCCTGTTCATCGGGACGGCCGTGGACGGGAAACAGGACTACTTCCCCACCATCTCCAGCCGCAAGCTCCCCCGCGACCCCGAGTCGTCCTCCATGCTGGACTACGAGCTGCACACAGACTTTGTGTCGTCGCTCATCAAGATCCCGTCCGACACGCTGGCGCTCGTCTCCCACTTCGACATCTACTACGTCTACGGCTTCGCCAGCGGCGCCTTCGTCTACTTCCTGACCGTGCAGCCCGAGACGCCCGAGAACAGCATGTCGTCGGGCGGCTCCTCCGCCGACCTCTTCTACACCTCGCGCATTGTGCGCCTCTGCAAGGACGACAGGAAGTTCCACTCGTACGTGTCGCTGCCGGTGGGCTGCGTCAAGAACGGCGTGGAGTACCGGCTGCTGCAGGCTGCCTACCTGGCCAAGCCGGGGAGCGTGCTGGCCGCCGCGCTCAACATCAGCGCCCAGGACGACGTGCTGTTCACCGTCTTCTCCAAGGGCCAGAAGCAGTACCACCGCCCGCCCGATGATTCGGCGCTCTGCGTACTCACCATTCGTGACATCAACGCCCGCATCAAGGAGCGCCTGCAGTCCTGCTACCAGGGCGAGGGCAACCTGGAGCTCAACTGGCTGCTGGGGAAGGATGTGCAGTGCACTAAGGCG cccgtACCCATCGATGACTCCTTCTGTGGGCTGGACATCAACCAGCCCCTTGGGGGCTCCCAGCTGGTCACGGGCCACCCCCTCTACACGGAGACCCGCGACCGCATGACCTCCGTCACCTCCTACGTCTACAACGGCTACTGCGTGGCCTTCGTGGGGACCAAGAGCGGCCGCCTCAAGAAGGTCAGTCGACAGCGCCACAACTAG